One Camarhynchus parvulus chromosome 26, STF_HiC, whole genome shotgun sequence genomic window carries:
- the DYRK3 gene encoding dual specificity tyrosine-phosphorylation-regulated kinase 3, with the protein MLLGRKPDGPLAAARIGDGLYDSYMRIDECRYPEPTNEERSPSGLPSLSRPHVSINKFIMKDHPLAANQVKVEQLFEDSGNRRSSTLHSAGLTPERSLPSLTKEKTLESLGARGNGSSLKSHKAVSQAPEEAVKQFKHLLSAYEQQEIFSFSEIYFVGPSAKKRQGVIGGPNNGGYDDDQGSYIHVPHDHLAYRYEVLKIIGKGSFGQVAKVYDHKLHQHLALKMVRNEKRFHRQAAEEIRILEHLKKQDKTGSMNVIHMLESFTFRNHICMTFELLSMNLYELIKRNKFQGFSLQLVRKFAHSILQCLDALYRNKIIHCDLKPENILLKQQGRSGIKVIDFGSSCFEHQRVYTYIQSRFYRAPEVILGSRYGMPIDMWSFGCILVELLTGYPLFPGEDEADQLACIMELLGMPPQKLLDQSKRAKNFINSKGHPRYCTVLTQPDGKVTLSGSRSRRGKVRGAPGNKDWVTALKGCDDPLFTGFLKDCLSWDPSTRMIPSQALRHPWICKRVPKAAGLEKSSGRRISSYSGSFQGIANKLPPVAAVPSKLRASLAAEPSGSIPLCTVLPKLVS; encoded by the exons ATGCTGCTCGGCAGGAAGCCGGACGGGCCTCTCGCAGCGG CCAGGATTGGAGATGGATTATACGATTCCTATATGAGGATAGATGAGTGTAGATACCCAGAGCCTACAAATGAAGAACGGAGCCCCTCGGGACTTCCTTCCCTTTCAAGACCTCAT GTTTCTATCAACAAATTTATAATGAAGGATCACCCTCTGGCTGCAAATCAGGTCAAAGTGGAGCAGTTATTTGAGGACTCTGGCAACAGAAGGAGCAGCACTCTTCACTCTGCAGGCCTTACTCCAGAAAGATCTCTGCCTTCCCtgacaaaagagaaaaccctAGAGAGCCTGGGTGCTAGAGGCAATGGAAGCTCCTTGAAATCACATAAAGCTGTTTCCCAGGCTCCAGAGGAAGCTGTCAAACAGTTCAAACATCTGCTATCAGCTTATGAGCAGCAGGAGATCTTCAGTTTCTCCGAGATTTACTTTGTGGGGCCGTCTGCCAAAAAGAGGCAGGGGGTGATCGGCGGCCCCAACAACGGCGGCTACGACGACGACCAAGGCAGCTACATCCACGTGCCCCACGACCACCTGGCTTACAGGTATGAGGTGCTCAAAATCATTGGCAAGGGCAGTTTTGGACAAGTTGCTAAAGTCTATGATCACAAACTCCACCAACACCTGGCCTTAAAGATGGTTCGCAACGAGAAGAGGTTCCATCGCCAAGCTGCTGAGGAGATCAGGATCCTGGAGCACCTGAAGAAGCAGGATAAAACAGGCAGCATGAATGTGATCCACATGCTGGAAAGCTTCACCTTTCGGAATCACATCTGCATGACCTTTGAACTTTTGAGTATGAACCTGTATGAGCTaattaaaaggaataaatttCAGGGTTTCAGCCTCCAGCTGGTTCGGAAGTTCGCTCACTCCATCCTGCAGTGTTTGGATGCCCTTTATAGAAACAAAATCATCCACTGTGACTTGAAGCCAGAAAATATCCTCCTAAAACAACAAGGGAGGAGTGGAATCAAGGTTATAGATTTTGGGTCCAGCTGTTTTGAGCACCAAAGAGTCTACACCTACATCCAGTCCCGGTTTTATCGGGCGCCAGAGGTGATCCTGGGGAGCCGCTATGGGATGCCCATAGACATGTGGAGTTTTGGCTGTATTCTGGTGGAGCTTTTGACTGGCTACCCTCTTTTCCCTGGAGAGGACGAGGCAGACCAACTGGCCTGTATCATGGAGCTTCTTGGAATGCCGCCTCAGAAGCTTTTGGATCAATCCAAACGAGCCAAGAACTTCATCAACTCCAAGGGTCACCCCCGTTACTGCACGGTGCTGACGCAGCCGGACGGGAAGGTGACCCTGAGCGGGAGCCGCTCGCGCCGGGGCAAGGTCCGGGGTGCCCCAGGGAACAAGGACTGGGTGACAGCTCTGAAGGGCTGTGATGACCCCTTGTTCACTGGTTTCCTGAAGGACTGCCTCAGCTGGGATCCTTCCACACGCATGAttcccagccaggccctgcgGCACCCCTGGATCTGCAAACGGGTGCCCAAAGCAGCCGGCTTGGAGAAAAGCTCCGGCAGGAGGATTTCCAGCTATTCAGGTTCCTTCCAAGGAATTGCTAACAAGTTGCctcctgtggctgcagtccCCAGCAAGCTGAGGGCCAGTCTGGCCGCTGAGCCCAGTGGCAGCATCCCTCTGTGTACTGTGCTCCCCAAACTGGTCAGCTAG
- the EIF2D gene encoding eukaryotic translation initiation factor 2D, with amino-acid sequence MFARAFRVRANTSIKGSDRRKLRSDVAAAFPSLSTEQVAELVPNKEELNVIKIYSHKGEAITVYMNHRNPILFEVEKVLYPTVYTLWVYPDLLPAFATWPPVLQKLAGGADLMLPGVVVPPSGLPQVTRGTLCAVTLLGNRAPVAVGVATMSTEEMLAAGMKGKGFAVLHTHLDHLWEYGDKSSPPALAPLVTDSDAMENAGDEEELQGKEPGSSCSPEPEQHVDIRDLSLRDRDTCAEVLGKEELYENRAAEPAEDASTGDQQEAEDSRTPQEQMDALFNQCFFHALKCRVKKSDLPLLTSTFLGSHMVSCCPAGKQLDIKKSSYKKFSKFLQCMQHQRILQVKELSKGVESIVDVDWKHPDVKAFAVPEGFSSASAAQDSKSEDREQVYHAPEIIPLYGVSTKMIPLFQESGHRKGSVLSSSEVRNIIINYVKSNELVDETNKNFVKVNAILCDCLLDKSEQDEISHLKWDELLSRCLERLQPLHQVTFSGQEPMVRKGNIEPIDISIAQRSSNKKVTIIKNLELYGLDPQCVANSLQQKVQASATISPAPGTKDRVQVQIQGNQIHHLAKMLLEEYQLPRKYIQGLEKAPKLGRKK; translated from the exons ATGTTCGCCAGGGCGTTCCGCGTGAGGGCCAACACCAGCATCAAGGGCTCGGACCG GAGGAAGCTACGAAGTGATgtggcagcagcttttcccagcctgagcaCTGAACAAGTGGCTGAGTTGGTTCCAAACAAGGAAGAGCTCAATGTCATCAAAATATACTCTCACAAAGGGGAGGCCATCACTGTTTACATGAACCACAGGAACCCAATACTGTTTGAAGTTGAGAAAGTTCTGTATCCAACAG TGTACACTCTGTGGGTCTACCCAGACCTTCTCCCTGCCTTTGCAACATGGCCCCCAGTGCTACAGAAACTTGCAGGAGGTGCAG ACCTGATGCTGCCAGGAGTTGTGGTGCCACCTTCCGGCCTCCCTCAAGTGACACGGGGCACGCTCTGTGCTGTCACCCTGCTGGGAAACAG aGCTCCCGTGGCAGTTGGAGTTGCCACCATGTCCACAGAGGAGATGCTGGCTGCTGGAATGAAAGGGaagggctttgctgtgctgcacaccCACCTGGATCACCTCTG GGAATATGGTGACAAatcttctcctcctgccttaGCTCCCTTGGTAACAGATTCTGATGCAATGGAAAATGCTGGagatgaggaggagctgcaggggaaggagcctggcagcagctgctcccctgagccagagcagcacGTGGACATCAGGGATTTGAGCCTGAGGGACAGAGACACTTGTGCAGaagtgctggggaaggaggagctcTATGAGAACAGAGCTGCAGAACCAGCTGAGgatgccagcacaggggaccagcaggaggctgaggacAGCAGGACCCCACAAG AGCAAATGGATGCATTGTTTAATCAGTGCTTTTTCCATGCCTTAAAATGCAGAGTAAAGAAGTCAGATCTCCCTCTGCTCACCAGCACATTTCTAGGCAGCCACATGGTCTCCTGCTG CCCTGCTGGAAAACAACTGGACATAAAGAAATCCAGCTATAAGAAG TTCTCTAAATTCCTGCAATGCATGCAGCACCAGAGGATCTTACAAGTGAAGGAGCTGAGCAAAGGTGTGGAGAGCATCGTGGACGTGGACTGGAAACACCCAGA CGTTAAAGCAtttgcagtgcctgaaggattttcctcagcctctgctgcccaAGACAGCAAAAGTGAAGACAGAGAACAAGTGTACCATGCTCCTGAAATTATTCCACTCTATGGGGTCTCCACAAAAATGATCCCACTCTTTCAGGAATCTGGACACAG AAAAGGCAGCGTCCTCTCAAGCAGTGAGGTGAGAAACATCATCATTAACTATGTGAAGAGTAATGAGTTGGTTGATGAAACAAACAAGAA ctttGTAAAGGTGAATGCCATTCTGTGTGACTGCCTGTTGGATAAATCAGAACAGGATGAGATCTCACACCTTAAATGGGATGAACTCTTGAGCAG GTGCCTGGAACGACTGCAGCCCTTACACCAGGTGACATTTTCTGGACAAGAACCCATGGTGAGGAAAGGAAACATTGAGCCCATCGACATCAGCATAGCACAGAGATCATCAAACAAGAAG GTGACAATTATCAAGAACCTTGAGCTGTATGGTCTGGACCCACAGTGTGTGGCCAACAGTCTCCAACAGAAGGTCCAAGCCAGTGCCACCAtcagcccagcaccaggaaCAAAGGACAGAGTCCAGGTCCAGATCCAAGGCAACCAAATCCATCATCTGGCCAAGATGCTGCTCG AAGAATATCAGCTACCTCGGAAATACATCCAaggcctggagaaggctccaaaGCTTGGCCGCAAGAAGTAG